One window of Nitrososphaerota archaeon genomic DNA carries:
- a CDS encoding DEAD/DEAH box helicase — MHTEWVSHPLLKSGVLERREYQIELFNLSLKEDLLIVLPTGLGKTAIALLVIAEMLYRHPDKKCVLLAPTRVLASQHKDFLSKMLNVEQDDVAVVTGEMGLKDRIVAWSKRVLCATPQIMAADLERGLIDPKHISLIIFDEAHRAVGDYAYTKISVKMAENPSLRRVGLTASLPEEKDKVEEILHNLRVRRIEARREDSKDVARYIQKTSIEWVEVQLNPLLNRVRSELLEAIKEYVNRLHMLGLGSGIGVPPKMKYLIDLRAKPEYSTNPSWRGFRVEVEVLG; from the coding sequence TTGCATACAGAGTGGGTAAGCCACCCTCTACTAAAGAGCGGAGTTCTTGAGAGGCGAGAGTATCAGATAGAGCTCTTTAACCTCTCCTTAAAAGAAGACCTTCTTATTGTGCTACCTACAGGCTTAGGCAAGACCGCTATCGCTCTTCTCGTTATCGCAGAGATGCTTTACAGACACCCTGATAAGAAGTGCGTACTGCTTGCGCCGACTAGGGTTTTGGCTTCTCAACATAAAGACTTTCTTTCCAAGATGCTTAACGTGGAGCAAGACGATGTTGCTGTAGTTACTGGTGAAATGGGGTTAAAGGATAGAATCGTCGCTTGGTCCAAGCGTGTCTTATGCGCAACACCCCAGATAATGGCTGCTGATCTGGAGCGTGGGCTGATAGACCCCAAACACATCTCGCTCATAATCTTTGACGAAGCACATAGAGCCGTGGGCGACTACGCCTATACCAAGATCAGTGTGAAAATGGCTGAAAACCCAAGTTTAAGGAGAGTGGGCTTAACCGCATCACTACCAGAAGAAAAAGATAAGGTAGAAGAGATTCTTCACAACCTTAGGGTGAGAAGAATAGAAGCGAGGCGAGAGGATAGCAAAGACGTGGCACGCTATATCCAGAAGACATCCATCGAGTGGGTCGAAGTTCAACTCAACCCCCTTCTAAATAGAGTTAGAAGCGAGCTGCTGGAGGCGATCAAAGAATATGTCAATAGATTACATATGCTAGGTCTTGGAAGCGGAATCGGTGTGCCGCCTAAGATGAAGTACCTTATAGATCTGAGAGCCA
- a CDS encoding VTT domain-containing protein — MGVVLLDLQVLLKLVSNLGYVGALIAGVLGSSSLFISFFPSYIVIALLGATLNPIAVGLLGGLGAGIGQFLHYYIGLGGRYVIPNKWKGRLDVWRMKLDKYGVLLIFAFAATPLTPDDMIWIPLGAMKYPKLKALIAAVSGKMLLNLVYAHVGYFGWKSIARFFT; from the coding sequence GTGGGCGTAGTTTTGCTCGACCTACAGGTCCTACTAAAACTGGTTTCAAACCTTGGTTACGTGGGCGCACTAATAGCTGGAGTTCTCGGCTCAAGCAGCCTCTTTATATCGTTCTTTCCCTCATACATCGTAATAGCGCTGCTAGGAGCAACCCTCAACCCTATAGCAGTAGGCTTGTTAGGTGGGTTAGGCGCTGGGATTGGACAGTTCCTACATTACTATATTGGTTTAGGCGGTAGATATGTTATTCCAAATAAGTGGAAAGGTAGGTTGGATGTTTGGCGAATGAAACTGGATAAGTATGGCGTTCTCCTAATCTTCGCCTTTGCAGCCACCCCCCTTACTCCAGATGACATGATCTGGATACCACTCGGTGCAATGAAGTACCCAAAATTGAAAGCACTCATTGCGGCGGTATCTGGTAAGATGCTTCTGAACCTCGTCTACGCTCACGTGGGGTACTTTGGTTGGAAGTCTATCGCACGGTTCTTTACGTAG